One window of Thermocoleostomius sinensis A174 genomic DNA carries:
- the hppD gene encoding 4-hydroxyphenylpyruvate dioxygenase, which yields MMACNQHNLNTINAISIDHVHFYVEDAEAWRRWFVQVLGFQWVGRWMRSDTHTEIVESGDISFRLSAPLTANSAVANYLQQHPPGVANVAFRVADLNTVLQAAQAIGALVSSVSDSGGQRSVQIRGWGDLLHTVIEATSATAASPNSKAGMVQPFTTIDHVVLNVGVGELDAALTYYESLFGFQRQQNFAIRTDRSALCSQVLAHPNARIQFPINEPGSPSSQIQEFLDLNQGAGIQHIALQTQNILQTIAQLRNQGLSCLSVPVSYYEQLRQRPGFSLSPEEWQAVMTQEVLVDWPANIPQALLLQTFTQPIFQQPTFFFELIERRLYRDHDRYQQTQGFGEGNFQALFEAIEREQMKRGKL from the coding sequence ATGATGGCTTGCAATCAGCACAACTTAAACACGATTAATGCCATAAGCATTGATCATGTTCACTTCTATGTCGAAGATGCAGAAGCGTGGCGACGTTGGTTTGTTCAAGTGCTTGGCTTTCAATGGGTCGGTCGCTGGATGCGATCGGACACGCACACTGAAATTGTAGAGAGCGGCGACATTTCATTTCGGCTATCTGCCCCCTTGACAGCGAATAGTGCCGTTGCTAACTACTTGCAACAGCATCCCCCTGGTGTGGCAAATGTCGCCTTTCGAGTGGCTGACCTAAACACTGTCTTACAGGCAGCACAGGCGATCGGAGCACTCGTGTCCTCTGTGTCCGATTCAGGTGGGCAAAGAAGTGTGCAAATTCGAGGCTGGGGAGATCTACTTCACACGGTGATTGAGGCAACCAGTGCTACCGCAGCTAGTCCCAATTCCAAGGCTGGAATGGTGCAACCCTTCACGACCATTGATCACGTTGTTTTGAATGTGGGGGTTGGCGAACTAGATGCCGCGTTAACGTATTATGAATCGCTCTTTGGGTTCCAGCGCCAGCAAAATTTCGCCATTCGTACCGATCGATCGGCCCTCTGTAGTCAAGTATTGGCCCACCCCAACGCTCGAATTCAATTTCCCATCAATGAACCAGGATCTCCCAGTTCGCAAATTCAGGAGTTTCTAGATTTAAATCAAGGGGCCGGAATACAGCACATTGCCCTACAAACTCAAAATATTTTGCAGACGATCGCGCAACTGCGAAATCAGGGGCTTTCCTGCTTATCTGTGCCAGTTAGCTATTACGAACAACTGCGTCAACGTCCCGGGTTCTCGCTTTCACCTGAAGAATGGCAGGCGGTAATGACTCAAGAAGTTCTGGTCGATTGGCCAGCCAATATTCCACAGGCATTGCTTCTGCAAACCTTTACCCAACCAATTTTTCAACAACCTACCTTCTTCTTTGAACTAATTGAGCGTCGCCTATATCGAGATCATGATCGCTATCAGCAGACCCAGGGGTTTGGTGAAGGGAATTTTCAAGCCTTGTTTGAAGCGATCGAGCGGGAGCAAATGAAACGGGGAAAGTTGTAG